CCACGCGGGAGCAGCATCCGCGCTCGGACCCGTCCTCGCCGGGCTCCCGTTCGTGGCGCGCGCCGACGTAGCGGCCAGCCACAGCGGACGCCCTCGTCTCTCCCAGGAGTGCCACAACGTCGCCGACGCGGCAGGGCACGACCTGGACGCTCGGGTTCGGGCTATCCCCGCTCCTCGGCGGCTCCATCTCCGTCGCCACGGGAGGGCGACTCGACCTGGGTGATGAAGGTGGCGAGGGCCACGGCGAGGAGGACGTCAATGCCGTGGGCCTCGCGGGAGCAAGATCCGCGCTCGGCCCTGTCCTCGTCGAGTTCCCGTCGTCCGTGGCACAAGCTCAACTCGCGGCCAACCATAACGGACGCCGCTGTCTCTCCACGGAGTGCCGTTGCCGACGCGGTGGGGCACGGCTGCACGGCCGGGGCGCtcgggctccgccccctcctagGCACACCCGCCCGCTTCCTCGGCGGCTCCATCTCGGGCGCGACTGGTCTCGGATGCAGAGTCGTGGTCGGCGCGCTCGACATGGGAGATGGAGACGGCGAGGGCGAGGAGGACGTCACGAACGAGCTCAGGTACGTCGACTTCTTTTTTTTTTTTAACGTCACCGGGGGGCAGAAAAGACTGCCCACCTGAATTTTCATATAATTAGCTCAAGAAGAGCCTGACATacaagggagagagagagcgatAGGTGTAGGGAGGCCCTGACACCCTTACAATCCCAGCGGGGACCTGACACCCTTACAATCCCAGCGGGGACCAGGAACTGAGAAACTACGGCAAGGCAGCAAAGCGCTGCACCCACGATTCTAAGATCGTTTTACATATAGCGCGGGAGCATCTCCATTTCCAGAGAGAGACATCGGCAGCGATGCAGCGCACCACTTCTAGGGGAGGGAGGTCTTGGTTGCGAAAAACCTTGGCGTTTCTGCTCTTCCAGATGTTCTAGAGGATAGCGATGCAGACAGTGGACCGCATGCGGGGGACACCCGGCAGTCCTGCATTCGAGGCGTAGAAGAGGCCCTCGACAGACTGGGTGGCCGCTGTCCCCGGAGCAACTAGGGCCCATATGGCACTGGCGTGTGCACAGCCGAACAGCAAGTGCTCCAATGTTTCATCCTGACCACAGAAGGCACAGGCGGCCCCGTCAATGATGTGTCTTCGATGGAGCAGGGCAGCACAGGGAAGACACCGGCGGTGGCACAACCAAAAGAAGAATTTGCACTTGCCGGGGGCGAAGCTGCGCCAAATGGTGGGCGCGAAGTTGTCCGGTTCGTGCACCGCCATGGCAGCCCGATACGCCCCTCTGGCTGTGAACACAGCCCCGTTGACCCGCAGCGAACGAACATCCTGCATGCCGTGGTGCAGGGTCACCCCTCTGAGCTCTTCCTTGAGACGAGCGAGTTCAGAGCAAGCAGCGGAAGAGAGCCGGGGGCGCAGCTGAGCGTCCAGCCCCTGCAGGGCAACAGCAACGCACGTGTTGGGGCGCACAGAGTGCGAGAAGAGTGCAGGAAACCGGAGCTCGAGCGTTGTCTCACCCAGCCAAAGATCACACCAGAAGGCTGTGTGTTCTCCGTTCCCCACCACGCACGCTGTGCTCTCCCGGAAGAGCGGCAGCAGCGCCAAGAGGGACTTCCATGTGGGGGTGTCTAGGCGGCCGGCGTCACCCAGGTCACGCACGCCGGCCCACCCATACTGGGAGGAGAACCACGTTTGCCAACCGGCTTCTGGGGGGGCATGGATCTTGGCGAGCAGCTTCATCAGCAAGCACGCAAGCACGAGTTCTGAAGTCTCATGTCCCGGACACCAAGTCCGCCCCGGTCGCGTGGTTTGCAGACTTCAGACCCGTTGACTGTGGAGTCGTTAGTCTAGAAGAAGGCTCGGCATTTCTTCTCAAAGCTGGCGTGTGTGCCTTCAGCCAATTGAATGGAGCCCATGGCGTAAGTAGGCAGGGACGTGAGGACCGCGTCGACCAAGGTCCATTTGCCAGCAGAGGATAGCAGCAA
The Aegilops tauschii subsp. strangulata cultivar AL8/78 chromosome 3, Aet v6.0, whole genome shotgun sequence genome window above contains:
- the LOC120976892 gene encoding uncharacterized protein isoform X1; its protein translation is MKVARATARRTSMPWASREQDPRSALSSSSSRRPWHKLNSRPTITDAAVSPRSAVADAVGHGCTAGALGLRPLLGTPARFLGGSISGATGLGCRVVVGALDMGDGDGEGEEDVTNELRGLLSAGKRTQSMLDAIGHIDPTAPVYHWKINRCDALLREVMGENLYKEVIVAAPKEDEGDFGCIVIRGNEVLHGVANFMVANQPSLTSLLVLYCTA
- the LOC120976892 gene encoding uncharacterized protein isoform X3; translation: MKVARATARRTSMPWASREQDPRSALSSSSSRRPWHKLNSRPTITDAAVSPRSAVADAVGHGCTAGALGLRPLLGTPARFLGGSISGATGLGCRVVVGALDMGDGDGEGEEDVTNELRGLLSAGKRTQSMLDAIGHIDPTAPVYHWKINRCDALLREVMGENLYKEVIVAAPKEDEGDFGCIVIRGNEVLHGVANFMENKKRGMKL
- the LOC120976892 gene encoding uncharacterized protein isoform X2; this translates as MKVARATARRTSMPWASREQDPRSALSSSSSRRPWHKLNSRPTITDAAVSPRSAVADAVGHGCTAGALGLRPLLGTPARFLGGSISGATGLGCRVVVGALDMGDGDGEGEEDVTNELRGLLSAGKRTQSMLDAIGHIDPTAPVYHWKINRCDALLREVMGENLYKEVIVAAPKEDEGDFGCIVIRGNEVLHGVANFMPKLAGYFRKIRSGA